A single genomic interval of Nitrospirota bacterium harbors:
- a CDS encoding zf-TFIIB domain-containing protein, whose protein sequence is MSLRPSEKEEEYFARMEYETRKKLEEEKHKVLAEEEKKRLKELHFMYCPKCGMKLIEIDYKGINIDKCSECEGIWLDAGELEAVSKLEKSGLDKLFGVFKK, encoded by the coding sequence ATGTCATTGAGACCAAGTGAAAAGGAAGAAGAATATTTTGCAAGGATGGAATATGAAACGAGGAAGAAGCTTGAAGAAGAGAAACATAAAGTACTGGCAGAGGAAGAAAAGAAGAGGCTAAAAGAACTCCATTTCATGTATTGCCCAAAATGCGGGATGAAGTTAATCGAGATTGACTACAAAGGGATAAATATTGATAAGTGCTCAGAGTGCGAGGGCATATGGCTTGATGCCGGAGAGCTTGAGGCTGTATCAAAGTTAGAGAAGTCAGGACTTGATAAGTTGTTCGGTGTATTTAAAAAATAA
- a CDS encoding phosphoenolpyruvate carboxylase yields MKIPRVMSTQHPDNVQLPFFAESQDMSGDDEIQEAYYAFSHLGCDEQMWDCEGKEVDDFVVRKLLTKYEHFFMEKILGQDVFLTLRVPNPDIEKEEAKVLIETLESIPRSCDAAKLFYKEDISPIFEIILPMTTSSESLNRIYHYYKDFVVGKQHLPFYSGDITISDWIGEFKPDKVNVIPLFEDKEHMLEANNIMKKYLKNKDIKQQRVFLARSDPAMNYGMVSAILCNKIALQRLRRLSEETETEIYPILGAGSAPFRGHLKPETVEMVLNEYTDVQTFTVQSAFKYDNPVPAVVEGIRKLKDTPLKKGLKVDEKKCLEIISKVSAEYSRQIEFIAPVINYIADFIPRRRMRKLHVGLFGYARSIGRIKLPRVIGFCAACYSIGLPPEILGLNALSKDEMDYLKTVYVNLDFDMKTAMSYFNEDVFALFPAGIKKSLAIGCCEYETSEEHKNVTSRIIKAIKKDESRNLQTMIVEAAHIRRFLG; encoded by the coding sequence ATGAAGATTCCAAGGGTGATGTCTACTCAGCATCCTGATAATGTCCAGCTCCCCTTCTTTGCAGAGAGTCAGGACATGTCAGGGGATGATGAGATACAGGAGGCATATTATGCCTTCTCACATCTCGGGTGTGACGAGCAGATGTGGGACTGCGAGGGCAAGGAGGTTGATGATTTTGTAGTCAGAAAGCTACTTACAAAATATGAGCACTTTTTCATGGAGAAGATACTGGGCCAGGATGTCTTTTTAACCCTCAGAGTCCCGAATCCAGACATAGAAAAAGAGGAGGCAAAGGTTCTTATCGAGACCCTTGAGAGCATACCACGTTCTTGCGATGCAGCGAAACTATTTTATAAAGAGGATATTTCACCAATTTTCGAGATAATCCTGCCCATGACAACATCATCCGAAAGCCTGAACAGGATATATCACTATTACAAGGATTTCGTTGTGGGAAAGCAACATCTACCATTTTATTCAGGGGATATTACCATTTCAGATTGGATCGGTGAGTTTAAACCGGATAAGGTAAATGTGATACCCCTGTTTGAAGATAAGGAGCATATGCTTGAGGCCAATAATATCATGAAAAAATATCTCAAGAATAAAGATATAAAACAGCAGAGGGTCTTCTTAGCAAGGTCTGACCCTGCAATGAACTATGGTATGGTGAGTGCTATTCTCTGTAACAAGATTGCGCTCCAAAGATTAAGAAGGCTCTCTGAGGAAACAGAAACTGAAATATATCCGATTCTTGGAGCTGGCTCAGCGCCTTTCAGAGGGCATCTCAAACCCGAGACTGTAGAAATGGTGCTCAATGAGTATACGGACGTGCAGACCTTTACTGTGCAGTCAGCATTTAAATACGATAACCCTGTCCCTGCTGTTGTTGAGGGCATTAGAAAACTCAAGGATACGCCACTGAAAAAAGGTCTCAAAGTCGACGAAAAAAAATGCCTTGAGATAATCAGCAAGGTATCAGCGGAGTATTCGAGACAGATAGAATTCATTGCACCCGTTATCAATTACATTGCTGACTTTATCCCGAGGAGGAGGATGCGCAAACTCCATGTGGGATTGTTCGGGTATGCAAGAAGCATTGGCAGAATAAAGCTTCCACGTGTCATCGGTTTTTGTGCCGCCTGTTATTCTATAGGGCTGCCTCCTGAGATCCTTGGCCTGAATGCTTTAAGCAAAGATGAAATGGATTACCTTAAAACCGTCTATGTGAATTTAGATTTTGATATGAAAACGGCAATGTCATATTTCAATGAGGATGTGTTTGCTTTGTTCCCTGCTGGAATAAAAAAATCTTTAGCGATAGGATGCTGTGAATATGAGACTTCAGAAGAACATAAGAATGTTACATCAAGGATTATTAAGGCCATAAAGAAGGATGAAAGTAGGAACCTGCAAACAATGATTGTTGAGGCTGCACACATCAGGAGGTTTTTGGGATAA